From the Pseudomonas baltica genome, one window contains:
- a CDS encoding Pr6Pr family membrane protein, which translates to MGGLYGERLHLAVLTVACVAWFGLGLQLYLILFSRWQEQASLLGGLMAFLSFFTVLSNTLAAAVLTAATSRHQGCMARWFRMPWVIAGVTTSIVLVGIAYNVLLRDLWDPRGWQWLANEILHDVMPLVFLGYWLAWVPKGHLRVWHLPLWALYPTAYFACILIRGDTLGVYPYPFVDVLKLGYWQVWMNAFGVLGGFLAIGGLVIVIDRLIAKRLR; encoded by the coding sequence ATGGGTGGGCTATATGGCGAGCGTTTGCATCTTGCCGTGCTGACGGTGGCCTGCGTGGCCTGGTTCGGGCTGGGGTTGCAGTTGTACCTGATACTGTTCTCCCGCTGGCAGGAGCAGGCCAGTCTGCTGGGCGGGTTGATGGCCTTCCTGAGTTTTTTCACCGTGTTGAGCAATACCCTGGCGGCGGCGGTGCTGACGGCTGCTACCAGTCGGCATCAGGGCTGCATGGCTCGTTGGTTTCGCATGCCGTGGGTGATTGCCGGGGTGACCACCAGCATCGTATTGGTAGGGATTGCCTACAACGTGTTGCTGCGCGACCTCTGGGACCCGCGTGGCTGGCAATGGCTGGCCAACGAGATTCTCCATGATGTGATGCCCTTGGTGTTTCTGGGGTATTGGCTGGCATGGGTGCCCAAGGGGCATCTGCGGGTGTGGCATCTGCCGCTGTGGGCGCTATACCCGACGGCGTATTTCGCCTGCATCCTGATTCGCGGGGATACGCTGGGGGTTTACCCGTATCCGTTCGTGGATGTGCTGAAGCTGGGGTATTGGCAGGTGTGGATGAATGCGTTCGGGGTGCTGGGCGGGTTTTTAGCGATCGGTGGGTTGGTCATAGTGATTGACCGTCTGATCGCCAAGCGGCTTCGGTAG
- a CDS encoding siderophore-interacting protein, which produces MKADQHAESPYGIHRVMHDIKRRRLDVLRVTDLTPRMRRITVGGAELAGFLSLGADDHIKLLFATTPEEQAALETLTLGAKGDGPKPAMRDYTPRRIDLQAGELDIDFVLHGDGPASTWAAQAAPGQSLYIGGPRSSNIVPDSFDSYLLIGDETAIPAIARRLEELPAGRRAIAVIEIEDASERQPLLSAADVEVIWVERHSAQLTDVVSQLTLPAGTLYSWVATEASLSRKLRRILLDEHKVDDQALKVAGYWRVEGDDEE; this is translated from the coding sequence ATGAAAGCCGATCAACACGCCGAAAGCCCCTATGGCATCCACCGCGTCATGCACGACATCAAACGCCGTCGCCTCGACGTGCTGCGGGTCACCGACCTGACCCCGCGCATGCGCCGCATCACCGTCGGCGGCGCCGAGCTGGCCGGTTTCCTCAGCCTGGGCGCCGACGACCACATCAAGTTGTTGTTCGCGACCACGCCCGAGGAACAGGCCGCGCTGGAGACCTTGACGCTCGGCGCCAAGGGCGACGGCCCGAAACCTGCGATGCGCGACTACACCCCGCGGCGCATCGATCTGCAAGCCGGCGAGCTGGACATCGACTTCGTCCTGCATGGCGACGGCCCTGCCTCCACCTGGGCAGCCCAGGCGGCGCCCGGCCAATCGCTGTACATCGGCGGCCCACGCAGCTCGAACATTGTTCCGGACAGCTTTGACAGCTATCTGCTGATCGGTGACGAAACCGCCATCCCCGCCATCGCCCGTCGACTGGAAGAACTGCCGGCCGGGCGCCGGGCAATCGCGGTGATAGAAATCGAAGACGCCAGCGAGCGCCAGCCGCTGCTCAGCGCGGCTGATGTCGAAGTGATCTGGGTGGAGCGGCACAGCGCGCAACTGACCGACGTGGTAAGCCAGCTGACCTTGCCTGCGGGCACGCTATATAGCTGGGTGGCCACCGAAGCTTCGTTGTCTCGCAAACTGCGGCGGATCTTGCTGGATGAGCACAAGGTCGATGACCAGGCGCTGAAGGTCGCCGGTTACTGGCGCGTCGAGGGGGATGACGAGGAGTAA
- a CDS encoding PadR family transcriptional regulator, which yields MREHRPQEFGGGRDGFDRHKGGGRGPRVFASGDLKLLLLALVAEQPCHGYDLIRRIEGLFDGAYSPSPGVIYPTLTFLEESELVTGDAQGGKKLYTATDPGHQMLIEQAVALEGVRTRIDVSKRSLRGHDRPPQIHEAVHNLRHALQLHHGRWSAEEIRRVRDLLNTTAQAIVDGPDMNSPAQDSAQ from the coding sequence ATGAGAGAACACAGACCCCAGGAATTCGGCGGTGGCCGCGATGGCTTCGACCGCCACAAAGGCGGTGGCCGCGGCCCCCGCGTATTCGCCTCAGGCGACCTCAAACTGCTGTTGCTGGCGCTGGTCGCCGAACAGCCCTGCCACGGATACGACCTGATCCGCCGCATCGAAGGCCTGTTCGACGGGGCCTACAGCCCCAGCCCCGGGGTCATCTACCCAACCCTGACGTTTCTGGAAGAGAGCGAGCTGGTCACCGGCGACGCCCAGGGCGGCAAGAAGCTCTACACCGCGACCGACCCCGGTCACCAGATGCTGATCGAGCAAGCCGTGGCCCTCGAAGGTGTTCGCACCCGTATCGATGTCAGCAAGCGCTCGCTGCGCGGCCATGATCGCCCACCCCAAATCCACGAAGCGGTGCACAACCTGCGCCACGCCCTGCAGCTGCACCATGGGCGCTGGAGCGCAGAAGAAATCCGCCGCGTGCGCGACCTGCTCAACACCACCGCCCAGGCCATCGTCGACGGCCCCGACATGAATTCCCCCGCTCAGGACTCTGCCCAATGA
- a CDS encoding glucose/quinate/shikimate family membrane-bound PQQ-dependent dehydrogenase: MNNDGTNSRKRLLPSLLGLVFLLMGLALLVGGIKLASNGGSLYYLITGIGILLVGFLLLAGRAAALGLYAIVLFASNLWSLWEVGLDWWQLVPRLALWFALGIVLLLPWFRRPLLWDQTSNLGSKGLTVAVVLAGLTALASQFTNPGEIKGQLDRDSAGTVSGAPAMPEGDWQSYGRSGFADRYSPLAQITPDNASQLEPAWTFRTGDIPGPNDPMETTAENTPLKVNGMLYVCTPHSQVIALDPDTGKEIWRFDPKISTQKAANFKGWAHMTCRGVSYYDDAAYAASAPSTTEASPVPVVEASTPVASSCPKRIFVPTADTRLIALNADTGKMCEDFGDKGQIDLSTNIGSFAAGGYYSTSPPAVTRNLVVIGGHVTDNVSTDEPSGVVRAFDVHDGHLVWNWDSGNPDVTTPIAAGEHYTRNSPNMWSLMSVDEKLGMLYLPMGNQMPDQWGGNRTPESEKYSAGVTALDINTGHVRWTFQFTHHDLWDMDVGGQPSLLDMKTSEGIKPALLASTKQGSIYVLDRSNGKPIVPIDEVPVPQGAVEGDHTSQTQPKSELNFMPPPLKERDMWGVTPFDQMLCRIDFKSLRYDGPFTPPSLQGSIVYPGNFGVFDWGGISVDPVRQIAFVNPSYMAFRSRLVPAADAASGPGRKSETEGVQPNKGAPYGVILEALLSPMGLPCQAPAWGYVAAVDLTTHQTIWKHKNGTVRDSSPVPIPLTMGVPSLGGTFVTASGVGFLSGTLDQYLRAYDMRNGKQLWEGRLPAGGQTTPMTYTGKDGRQYVLVMAGGHGSLGTKQGDYVIAYALPKK, translated from the coding sequence ATGAACAACGACGGGACAAACAGTCGCAAGCGGCTACTGCCTAGCCTCTTGGGGCTGGTGTTTCTACTCATGGGCCTGGCCCTGCTGGTTGGCGGCATCAAGCTTGCCAGCAACGGCGGTTCGCTCTACTACCTGATCACCGGCATCGGCATCCTGCTGGTCGGCTTCCTGTTGCTGGCCGGACGCGCCGCCGCATTGGGCCTGTATGCCATCGTACTGTTCGCCAGCAACCTCTGGTCGCTGTGGGAAGTTGGCCTGGACTGGTGGCAGCTGGTGCCGCGTCTGGCGCTGTGGTTCGCTTTGGGCATCGTCCTGCTGTTGCCGTGGTTCCGTCGCCCGCTGCTGTGGGATCAAACCTCGAACCTGGGCAGCAAGGGCCTGACCGTCGCCGTGGTGCTGGCCGGCCTTACCGCCCTGGCCAGCCAGTTCACCAACCCCGGCGAAATCAAAGGCCAACTCGACCGCGACAGCGCCGGCACCGTCAGTGGCGCACCGGCCATGCCCGAGGGCGACTGGCAGTCTTACGGCCGCAGCGGTTTTGCCGATCGCTATTCGCCGCTGGCGCAGATCACACCGGACAACGCCAGCCAGCTCGAGCCGGCCTGGACCTTCCGTACCGGCGACATCCCCGGGCCCAACGACCCGATGGAAACCACCGCCGAAAACACCCCGCTCAAGGTCAACGGCATGCTCTATGTATGCACGCCGCACAGCCAGGTGATCGCTCTGGACCCGGACACCGGCAAGGAAATCTGGCGCTTCGATCCAAAAATCAGCACCCAGAAAGCCGCTAATTTCAAGGGCTGGGCACACATGACCTGCCGCGGCGTCTCCTACTATGATGACGCCGCCTACGCCGCCAGCGCACCGAGCACCACCGAGGCCAGCCCGGTCCCTGTGGTCGAGGCCAGTACGCCGGTCGCCAGCAGCTGCCCTAAACGCATCTTCGTACCCACCGCCGACACCCGCCTGATCGCCCTCAACGCCGATACCGGCAAGATGTGCGAAGACTTCGGCGACAAAGGCCAGATCGACCTCAGCACCAACATCGGCAGCTTCGCCGCCGGCGGTTACTATTCCACTTCACCACCGGCCGTTACGCGCAACCTGGTGGTCATCGGCGGTCACGTCACCGACAACGTGTCCACCGACGAGCCTTCCGGCGTGGTCCGCGCGTTTGACGTGCATGACGGCCACCTGGTGTGGAACTGGGACAGCGGCAACCCCGACGTCACCACCCCGATCGCGGCGGGCGAGCACTACACCCGCAACTCGCCGAACATGTGGTCGCTGATGAGCGTCGACGAAAAACTCGGCATGCTCTACCTGCCCATGGGCAACCAGATGCCCGACCAGTGGGGCGGCAATCGCACCCCTGAATCCGAGAAATACAGCGCCGGCGTCACCGCTCTGGACATCAACACCGGCCACGTGCGCTGGACCTTCCAGTTCACCCACCACGACCTGTGGGACATGGACGTCGGCGGCCAGCCGAGCCTGCTCGACATGAAAACCAGCGAGGGCATCAAGCCGGCGCTGCTGGCCTCGACCAAGCAGGGCAGCATCTACGTGCTCGACCGCAGCAACGGCAAGCCCATCGTACCGATCGATGAAGTGCCCGTGCCGCAGGGCGCGGTGGAAGGCGACCACACCTCGCAGACGCAACCCAAGTCCGAGCTCAATTTCATGCCGCCGCCGCTCAAGGAGCGCGACATGTGGGGCGTGACGCCGTTCGACCAGATGCTCTGCCGTATCGACTTCAAGTCGCTGCGCTATGACGGGCCGTTCACCCCGCCATCGTTGCAGGGCTCGATCGTCTACCCCGGCAACTTCGGGGTGTTCGACTGGGGCGGTATTTCGGTCGATCCGGTGCGCCAGATCGCCTTCGTCAACCCGAGCTACATGGCCTTCCGTTCCAGGCTGGTACCGGCTGCCGATGCTGCCAGCGGCCCTGGCCGCAAGAGCGAAACCGAAGGCGTGCAGCCCAACAAGGGCGCGCCGTACGGGGTGATCCTCGAAGCGTTGCTGTCGCCCATGGGCCTGCCTTGCCAGGCTCCGGCCTGGGGTTACGTGGCGGCCGTCGACCTGACCACCCACCAGACGATCTGGAAGCACAAGAACGGCACCGTGCGTGACAGCTCGCCGGTACCGATCCCGCTGACCATGGGCGTGCCGAGCCTGGGCGGGACCTTTGTCACCGCCAGTGGCGTGGGCTTCCTGAGTGGCACCCTGGACCAGTACCTGCGCGCCTATGACATGCGCAACGGCAAGCAGCTGTGGGAAGGCCGCCTGCCTGCGGGTGGCCAGACCACGCCGATGACTTACACCGGCAAGGATGGCCGCCAGTACGTGCTGGTAATGGCTGGGGGTCACGGCTCGCTGGGTACCAAACAGGGCGACTATGTGATCGCCTACGCGCTGCCGAAAAAATAA
- a CDS encoding VF530 family DNA-binding protein: MTASDSDPLHGVTLEHILTTLVEHYAWSGLAERIDIRCFKSDPSIKSSLTFLRRTPWAREKVERLYVKLQRTKR, encoded by the coding sequence GTGACTGCTTCCGATTCCGATCCGCTGCACGGCGTCACTCTCGAACACATCCTCACCACGCTGGTCGAGCACTACGCGTGGTCGGGGCTGGCCGAGCGTATCGATATCCGCTGCTTCAAGAGCGACCCCAGCATCAAGTCGAGCCTGACCTTCCTGCGGCGCACGCCGTGGGCGCGGGAGAAGGTCGAGCGCCTCTACGTCAAACTGCAACGCACCAAGCGCTGA
- a CDS encoding M48 family metalloprotease, with translation MNSLRPLVIALACLLAVPAHADDLPSLGDASSAIVSPQQEHDLGRAWLSLLRSEVGQLSDPQLKDFVETTVYRLAETSQLQDRRLEFILINSKELNAFAAPGGIVGVNGGLFLNADTEGEFAGVLAHELAHLSQRHFARGVEASQRMQIPVMAALLAGVVLAAAGGGDAGIGLIAGSQAAAIQAQRTFSRQNEAEADRIGILNLEKAGYDPRNMPEMFERLARVYKFDASPPEFLSTHPVTDERIADTRNRAEQMPKGGKEDSQWFQLMKARTQLFYEETPGIAAKRFRAQLDETPGSIPARYGLAIAQIKAGQLNEARAGLKGLLDKAPDDVTFNLAQIELDVTNNRLPDAQARVDKMLVQYPGNYPLNQMRITVLLKQNRNAEAEKGLDALLKTRPNDPDVWSMVADTRGLNGNIIGLHQARAEYFALVGDFDQAMQQLEIAKRQAPNFQLASRIDAREKDLRELQRTVKDMM, from the coding sequence ATGAATTCATTGCGCCCCCTGGTGATCGCCCTGGCCTGCCTGCTGGCGGTACCTGCCCACGCTGACGATCTGCCATCGCTCGGCGACGCCAGTTCAGCCATCGTCTCCCCGCAACAGGAACACGACCTGGGCCGCGCCTGGTTGAGCCTGCTGCGCAGCGAGGTCGGGCAGCTGTCCGACCCGCAGCTCAAGGATTTCGTCGAAACCACCGTGTATCGCCTGGCCGAGACCAGCCAACTGCAGGATCGTCGGCTCGAATTCATCCTGATCAACAGCAAGGAGCTCAACGCCTTCGCGGCGCCTGGGGGCATCGTCGGCGTCAACGGCGGGCTGTTTCTCAACGCCGACACCGAGGGTGAATTCGCCGGCGTGCTCGCCCACGAACTGGCGCACTTGTCGCAACGCCACTTTGCCCGTGGAGTGGAAGCCTCCCAGCGCATGCAGATACCGGTCATGGCCGCGCTGCTGGCCGGCGTGGTGCTGGCGGCGGCGGGCGGCGGCGATGCGGGCATCGGTCTGATCGCTGGCAGCCAGGCGGCTGCCATCCAGGCCCAGCGCACGTTTTCGCGGCAGAACGAAGCCGAAGCCGACCGTATCGGCATCCTCAACCTTGAAAAGGCCGGTTACGATCCGCGCAACATGCCGGAGATGTTCGAGCGCCTGGCGCGGGTCTACAAGTTCGATGCCTCGCCACCGGAATTCCTCTCCACTCACCCGGTCACCGATGAGCGTATCGCCGACACCCGTAACCGCGCCGAACAGATGCCCAAGGGCGGCAAAGAGGACAGCCAGTGGTTTCAACTGATGAAAGCGCGCACCCAGCTGTTTTATGAGGAAACCCCAGGCATCGCCGCCAAGCGTTTCCGCGCGCAGCTGGACGAGACACCCGGCTCGATACCGGCGCGTTACGGCCTGGCGATCGCGCAGATCAAGGCCGGTCAACTCAACGAAGCCCGCGCGGGCCTCAAGGGCTTGCTCGACAAGGCGCCCGATGACGTGACCTTCAACCTCGCCCAGATCGAGCTGGACGTCACCAACAACCGCCTGCCCGACGCCCAGGCGCGGGTCGACAAGATGCTCGTGCAATACCCGGGCAACTATCCGCTCAACCAGATGCGCATCACGGTATTGCTCAAGCAGAACCGCAATGCCGAGGCCGAAAAAGGCCTGGACGCCTTGCTCAAGACCCGCCCCAACGATCCGGATGTATGGAGCATGGTGGCTGATACGCGTGGCTTGAACGGCAATATCATCGGGCTGCACCAGGCCCGCGCCGAGTACTTTGCCTTGGTGGGGGACTTCGACCAGGCCATGCAGCAACTCGAGATTGCCAAGCGCCAGGCCCCGAACTTCCAGCTGGCTTCGCGCATCGATGCGCGGGAGAAGGACCTGCGCGAGTTGCAACGCACGGTCAAGGACATGATGTAG
- a CDS encoding transglycosylase domain-containing protein, with the protein MGALWQTEPPKTAAPADDLQTPRRPDLPRQPKRRATWLWVTSAVLLVLMAILAYAALIESRTSRLQAQQFSRLASTLTWHLDDGPSDAIVYPGDGPFDKRLGYSSLGTFLPRLLDHDYRIIRQVRFSPALMSYTDHGLFVPYAEKSQGGLLITDCKADTLYQYRYPQQLYEQFSDIPPVIVDSLLFIENRDLLSVDAPQLNPAVDWPRFFKAAWSQVAKLLALPGQSAGGSTLATQLEKYRHSPDGLTLSGAEKIRQMISASVRAYQGGPQTLPARQIVVRDYLNSVPLSAVPGHGEVHGLAEGLRVWYGADFQQINRVLSDTAAPIAERGQALREVLSLMIAQRRPSHFLAKSHKELAQLTDSHIRLLQQNNVITADLAQAALASQLTFRDWAQQPTLQANETNKGISVARSRLGFLLERPLYDLDRLDLAATSTLQGDLQQQASAYLKKLADPAFAQQIGLLGDHLLGAADTAKVSYSFTLFETTGDGFRVRAQTDSTDQPFDINEGSKLELGSTAKVRVLTSYLQIIAELHDRFAGQPPAQLRKVPVAEPDRITRWAIDYLIQHADRNLPAMLDAALERQYSASPAESFFTGGGVHTFKNFRRQDDSQNPTLKVALQESINLSFIRLMRDLLRYSTYQGDNNSAQLLKDDDDPRRQEYLARFADREGTEFLRRFWRKYQDKSSDDRLDTFIDGMNVTPIRLAAVHRYLFPSADQATFNAFVRDHLKTTTVTDKRLGEMYRTYGAGAYDLPDQGYIARSHPLDLWLLGFLLQRPDASLNDAIKASEQQRQEVYGWLFKSKHKSARDSRIRTMVEIEAFLDIHQRWKSVGYPFDHLVPSLATAIGSSGDRPAALAELLGIIQNDGVRLPTLRVDSLHFAAGTPYDTQLSSAPDQAERVMPSEVAAALRGALAKVVSDGTARRVNGSFTQADGTPLAMGGKTGTGDNRLQSFGAGGRIIASKAINRTATFVFFIGEHHFGTLTAFVPGRTAQNFSFTSALPVQVLKGMAPMLAPYVQPGARSLCTADNGVIQ; encoded by the coding sequence ATGGGCGCGCTGTGGCAAACCGAACCTCCAAAGACCGCGGCACCGGCCGACGATCTGCAAACGCCCCGTCGCCCTGATCTTCCTCGCCAGCCCAAACGACGTGCCACCTGGCTGTGGGTCACCAGCGCAGTGCTGCTGGTACTCATGGCCATTCTTGCCTATGCGGCACTGATCGAAAGCCGCACCTCACGCCTGCAAGCCCAGCAATTCAGCCGCCTGGCCAGCACCCTCACCTGGCACCTCGACGACGGCCCCAGCGATGCCATCGTCTACCCTGGCGACGGGCCGTTCGACAAACGTCTGGGCTACAGCAGCCTGGGCACCTTCCTGCCACGCCTGCTGGATCACGATTACCGTATCATCCGGCAGGTGCGCTTCTCGCCCGCCTTGATGAGCTACACCGACCACGGCCTGTTCGTGCCCTACGCCGAAAAGAGCCAAGGCGGCCTGCTGATCACCGATTGCAAGGCGGACACGCTGTATCAGTACCGCTACCCGCAGCAGCTCTACGAGCAGTTCAGCGATATCCCGCCGGTGATCGTCGACAGCTTGCTGTTTATCGAAAACCGCGACCTGCTGTCTGTCGACGCGCCGCAGCTCAATCCGGCGGTCGACTGGCCCCGCTTCTTCAAGGCCGCCTGGTCCCAGGTCGCCAAGCTCCTTGCCCTGCCGGGGCAGTCGGCCGGCGGCAGCACCCTGGCCACACAGCTGGAAAAATACCGCCACTCGCCCGACGGCCTCACGCTGTCCGGCGCCGAGAAGATTCGTCAGATGATTTCCGCCAGCGTGCGCGCCTATCAAGGCGGCCCACAGACCCTGCCCGCGCGGCAGATCGTGGTGCGCGACTACCTCAACAGCGTACCGCTGTCAGCGGTGCCGGGGCATGGCGAAGTGCATGGCCTGGCCGAAGGTCTGCGGGTCTGGTATGGCGCCGACTTCCAGCAGATCAACCGGGTGTTGAGCGACACTGCCGCGCCGATCGCCGAACGCGGCCAGGCTCTGCGCGAGGTGCTGTCGTTGATGATCGCCCAGCGCCGCCCCTCGCACTTTCTTGCCAAAAGCCACAAGGAATTGGCGCAACTCACCGACAGCCACATCCGCCTGCTGCAACAGAACAACGTCATCACGGCGGACCTGGCCCAGGCAGCCCTCGCCAGCCAATTGACCTTCCGCGACTGGGCGCAACAGCCCACCCTGCAAGCCAATGAAACCAACAAAGGCATCAGCGTCGCCCGCAGCCGCCTGGGCTTTCTGCTCGAACGCCCGCTGTATGATCTCGACCGCCTCGACCTGGCCGCCACCAGCACCTTGCAAGGCGACTTGCAGCAGCAGGCCAGCGCCTACCTGAAAAAACTCGCCGACCCCGCCTTCGCTCAGCAGATCGGCCTGCTCGGCGACCATCTGCTCGGCGCCGCCGACACCGCCAAGGTCAGCTACAGCTTTACCCTGTTCGAAACCACCGGCGATGGTTTTCGCGTGAGGGCCCAGACCGACAGCACCGACCAGCCGTTCGACATCAACGAGGGCAGCAAACTGGAATTGGGCTCCACCGCCAAGGTGCGCGTGCTCACCAGTTACCTGCAGATTATCGCCGAGCTGCACGACCGCTTCGCCGGGCAGCCCCCCGCGCAACTGCGCAAAGTGCCGGTGGCAGAGCCCGACCGCATTACCCGCTGGGCGATCGACTACCTGATCCAGCACGCAGACCGCAACTTGCCGGCCATGCTCGATGCCGCCCTGGAGCGCCAGTACTCGGCCAGCCCCGCCGAAAGTTTCTTCACCGGTGGCGGCGTGCACACCTTCAAGAACTTTCGCCGCCAGGACGACAGCCAGAATCCGACCCTCAAGGTCGCGCTGCAGGAATCCATCAACCTGTCGTTCATTCGCTTGATGCGCGACCTGTTGCGCTACAGCACCTACCAGGGCGATAACAACAGTGCGCAGCTGCTCAAGGACGATGACGACCCGCGTCGTCAGGAATACCTCGCCCGTTTCGCCGATCGTGAGGGTACGGAATTTCTAAGGCGCTTCTGGCGCAAGTATCAGGACAAGAGCTCGGACGATCGCCTCGATACCTTCATCGACGGCATGAACGTCACGCCGATTCGCTTGGCAGCCGTGCATCGCTACCTGTTCCCCAGCGCCGATCAGGCGACCTTCAACGCCTTTGTGCGCGACCACCTGAAAACCACCACCGTCACCGACAAGCGCCTGGGCGAGATGTACCGCACCTACGGCGCGGGTGCCTATGATTTGCCGGATCAAGGCTATATCGCGCGCTCCCATCCGCTGGACCTGTGGCTGCTGGGCTTTTTGCTGCAGCGCCCTGACGCCAGCCTCAATGACGCGATCAAGGCCAGCGAACAGCAGCGCCAGGAAGTTTATGGCTGGCTGTTCAAGAGCAAGCACAAGAGCGCCCGCGACAGCCGCATCCGCACCATGGTCGAGATCGAAGCGTTCCTCGATATCCATCAACGCTGGAAAAGCGTCGGCTACCCCTTCGACCATCTGGTGCCATCGCTGGCCACCGCCATCGGCAGCTCGGGCGATCGCCCGGCGGCGCTGGCCGAACTGCTCGGGATCATTCAGAACGATGGCGTGCGCTTGCCGACATTGCGCGTCGACAGCCTGCACTTCGCTGCCGGCACCCCTTACGACACGCAACTGAGCAGCGCGCCCGATCAGGCCGAGCGGGTGATGCCCAGCGAAGTCGCAGCGGCGTTGCGCGGGGCGCTGGCGAAGGTGGTCAGCGACGGTACGGCCAGGCGCGTCAACGGCAGCTTCACCCAAGCCGACGGCACGCCACTGGCCATGGGCGGCAAGACCGGCACCGGTGACAACCGCCTGCAGAGCTTCGGCGCGGGTGGGCGGATCATCGCGTCCAAGGCGATCAACCGCACGGCGACCTTCGTGTTCTTCATCGGCGAGCATCACTTCGGCACTTTGACTGCCTTCGTGCCGGGGCGCACGGCGCAGAACTTCAGCTTCACCTCAGCCTTGCCGGTGCAGGTACTCAAGGGCATGGCGCCGATGCTGGCGCCGTATGTGCAACCGGGGGCCCGCAGCCTGTGTACTGCGGACAATGGGGTTATTCAATAG